TTGAGAAAATAGGCCAGTTTACCTGTCGTGGTCGTTTTACCCGATCCCTGAAGACCGATCATCAATACAACGGTCGGCGGTTTGGAAGCGAAAGTAAAACCTTTCGGTGCGCCTTCTATGGTCAAAATATCTGTCAGTTTGTCCTGAAGTGCTTTAAGGAAATTGTCTTTCCCAACCCCGTTCTTTTTGGTCTCCAACTCAACACTTGAGATGAGATCCTTGACCACTTTGTGATGTACATCTGCTTTCAAAAGTGACTTTTTAAGCTCTGCAGTGGCTTTTTTCAATGCCTTTTCATCATCGTGAAAACGGATCTTTCCAATGGCATTTTTAAAACTGTCGGTTAATGTATCGAACATTTTCTACCTTATTTATGCAATTATATTGACGCGATTTTACCCAATTTGGACTTATTTGTATCTTGCGATATCTTTGGGCTCTTTGGCATTGAACTCATAATCGAGTATCTTCATCTTTGCCGAGTGCAGCAGGATACGCTTGGACTGTGTACGGCTTCCGTACTGTTCATCGCCCACAACCGGATGGCCGATATGCGCCAGATGCACTCTGATCTGGTGTGTTCTGCCTGTTGTGATATCGATCTTGACTTTGGACTTCTTCCCCTGTACCTCTTCAGGATGTACGACCGTATGTGCTTTTTTGCCGCGTATAGGGTCGATCATGGAGAAAGCCTTTCCTTTCTTGACGGTGAAAATGGGTTCATCGATCTCCATCTTTTCATAGATCACGCCATCCACCCACGCTACATAATGTTTCTCTACTCTTCTGTTTTTGAATTCCTTGACTGCTTTTTTGATGAACTCCTCATTACGCCCAAGCAGCAGTACACCGGAGGTATCACGATCCAACCTGTGCAGCAACTCCGCCCCCTCAATGGCATCCTGTATTTCGTAACTGTCCACCTGTGCCGGTTTGTTCACAGCAATGATATCTTCATCCTCATAGAGAATCTCAATATCTTCAGGGTACTCGATACGGAATCTCGTCTCCGTATTGATCTCTGCCCTTGCGATCCTGACCTTTCGGTCATCTACAAACACGAGTCCTCTGTCTATCAGCTCTTTTGCCTTGTTGTTGGAGATACCCTGCTGTTGTGCCAATACCTTGTATGCTTTATCTGTAGCCATTTTTATCCTTGTTGTTAGGGTTGTGTTTTGTACCCTTATATTGTTTCAAGCCACGCTTCAAACTGCTCTGTACGCGGAAATTCGACGATTTTTATCTTGCTGTTCTGTCCTGACTTGAAAACGATATCACCTTTGCTGACTTTGAAACTTTTCGCAAGGAACTTTACCAATTCTTTATTTGCCGCACCTTCGACCGCCGGTGCCTTAATACGTATTTTGATCGCATCATCTCCATAGATCTCACAAAATTCATTTCTGCTTGCCGCAGGCTGTGCCTTGATACGCAGACTGACTTTTGTATCATGAACTTCATAGAACATCCTCTCATCCTTGCAATTTTTTACTACTATGAGCAAAAAAGAGTTATCATTACACCATATTTTATGCTATAATTAATATGTAATTATAACCAAAAAAACGGAGGTAACCCCATGAAAAAATTTCATTTAGCATTTTTAAGCATCACTGGTGCAGCTGTAATCGCAATGACAGGCTGTGCTTCAACAGGAACCAGTACAACAACGGATGGTGCATTGATCGGTGCAGCCGGAGGTGCTTTGGTAGGCCAGGCAGTCGGACATAATACCCGCTCAACGCTTGCAGGTGCAGCTATCGGTGGTCTGGCAGGTGCTGCCATCGGTGCCAATGAGGAACAGAAAAACAGAAGATACTATAGAGATGAGTATGGGTACACCTACTACATCGGCAGTGACGGTAGACGTTATTACCAATAAACAAGCAGGCGGGTTTACCCGTCTACATATCTTTTGTAAGTGCATCCTCGATACTTTTGTAAATGGGTGCAATATTTGTACGTATTTTGATGTGTGTAGGTTTCAGTACCGCGTGCTGCAAAAGCCTTCTCGATAGATTAAAAGCCTCTACAACAGCGATACCTTCCACTGCTTCAAAAATATCTTTCTGGTTGAAGTAGTGCTTTCCTGAAATGATCTTACATCCAAACTGTGCCGCTTCTGCCGCATTGTGTCCGCCTATGGGTTCAAAAGCACCTCCCAATATGACGATATCTGAAATCGCATAAAGGTTGACCAACTCACCTAACAGGTCTACGACTACAATATCACTCTCTATCGTCTTATTTTCTGAATACTTCTGCATGCTCAGGCCATGTGCTTTGGCAAAAGCTTCAGCCATCTGTACCACCTTCCTAAAACGTTCAGGATGCCTCGGGACCAGAAGCAGCCTGACATTCCCTTCCTGCTGTTTCAATGCTGCATAGGCTTCAAGGATCAAACTCTCCTCCCCATCATGTGTACTTGCCCCACAGAGAAGCAGACCTTCCGGTTTCACCAGCTGCTTCGTAGGAGAAGGCAGTTTGGAGAGCTTGATGTTTCCCGTAACCGTTACATTTTTGGCCCCCAGTGACTCAAGGCGTGCTTTGTCTTCATAGGTCTGTGCATAGACTTCATCGATATGTTTGAATATCTGTCTGTAAAGCCATGCCATCTTTTGATATTTGGGAAAAGAGCGATCACTCATGCGTGCATTGATGAGCAGTGTTTTAGCCCCTTTTCGCTTTGCAAGGGCAAAAAGAAGATACCAAAACTCCGCTTCCATGACCAGCAGGACCTTCTGGGGTCTCATCCAGAAAAAGAGCAGGGGTTCAAAGGGAAGATACCTGCTCTCTTGAGTATAGTCGCGTATAGCATCAAAACCTGTCTGTGTTGTCGTACTCATACGTAAAAGTTCTTCGGGCAATGCATCCACAAGCGGTTTGATCGCTTTTGCTTCCCCGAAAGAACATGAGTGGAACCAGACACCATTTGGTTTGAAAGGTTTATTTTTCCATAAAAAGAATCGTGCAGGAATGGATCGTCGGTATTTGGTTTTGAAGGAAAAAAGAAACAGAAAGGGAATGGCTAAAAAATAAATGAGGAAGGAGAGTAATGAATAAAAAAAGAAAAATATTTTATCCACTCTAACTCCATTCGCGTAGGATGGATTCATCCACCATAAGAAGCTATTTCAAAGGTAGGTAAACCCACCCCTACTGTAGCTTATGCCTCTTCAGTAACTTTTTCAATATAAAGAATTCTGCCGCAGTGAGGACAGTTGACGATCTCGTCACCTCTAATCACTTCTGCATAGCTTTTGTCATTGAGTTTCATAAAACATCCGTAACATGCCTGTTTCTTTACAGGAACAACTGCGGTATTGCCTGCCCAGATACGGATTTTCTCATAAAAAGAAAGTACCTTCTGCTCAATGTTTCTGCTGAGTTCTTCTCTCTGAATGAAAAGATCGCTTTTACTTTTTTCGATCTCTGCTTTTTCAAGGGAAACTTCACTGTTGATCTCTGACAGTTCAGCAGTCAAAAGCTTCACTTTAGCTTCTGCTTCGGCAAGCAGCTCTTTTTTTGTTTCATTGATAGCCTGAAGTCTTTCGATCTCTTCATTGGCAAAGGTCATCTTCTCTTTGGCGATATCTTCTTCGAGAGAAAGTGCTTTCATCTCTTTTTCGGTTGAGATCTCTTTGGATTTCTTTACATTGGACGCCAACTGTTCATTCAGGAACGTCAGTTGCTCGTTAAAGGCTTTGATCTTCTCTTCGTTATCTTCAATGGCAGAAGTAAGTGCATCCACTTCAGACTGGGCAGCATCCAATTTCTTCTGTACTTTTGCTACTTTTTTGTCAGCGGCTTCAAGCTGCGGATTGTAACTGTCGATCGCTTTGTCAATTTTTGAAAGCTCTAT
This DNA window, taken from Sulfurovum lithotrophicum, encodes the following:
- the waaA gene encoding lipid IV(A) 3-deoxy-D-manno-octulosonic acid transferase encodes the protein MDKIFFFFYSLLSFLIYFLAIPFLFLFSFKTKYRRSIPARFFLWKNKPFKPNGVWFHSCSFGEAKAIKPLVDALPEELLRMSTTTQTGFDAIRDYTQESRYLPFEPLLFFWMRPQKVLLVMEAEFWYLLFALAKRKGAKTLLINARMSDRSFPKYQKMAWLYRQIFKHIDEVYAQTYEDKARLESLGAKNVTVTGNIKLSKLPSPTKQLVKPEGLLLCGASTHDGEESLILEAYAALKQQEGNVRLLLVPRHPERFRKVVQMAEAFAKAHGLSMQKYSENKTIESDIVVVDLLGELVNLYAISDIVILGGAFEPIGGHNAAEAAQFGCKIISGKHYFNQKDIFEAVEGIAVVEAFNLSRRLLQHAVLKPTHIKIRTNIAPIYKSIEDALTKDM
- a CDS encoding glycine zipper domain-containing protein, which encodes MKKFHLAFLSITGAAVIAMTGCASTGTSTTTDGALIGAAGGALVGQAVGHNTRSTLAGAAIGGLAGAAIGANEEQKNRRYYRDEYGYTYYIGSDGRRYYQ
- a CDS encoding RluA family pseudouridine synthase, with product MATDKAYKVLAQQQGISNNKAKELIDRGLVFVDDRKVRIARAEINTETRFRIEYPEDIEILYEDEDIIAVNKPAQVDSYEIQDAIEGAELLHRLDRDTSGVLLLGRNEEFIKKAVKEFKNRRVEKHYVAWVDGVIYEKMEIDEPIFTVKKGKAFSMIDPIRGKKAHTVVHPEEVQGKKSKVKIDITTGRTHQIRVHLAHIGHPVVGDEQYGSRTQSKRILLHSAKMKILDYEFNAKEPKDIARYK
- a CDS encoding DUF167 domain-containing protein produces the protein MFYEVHDTKVSLRIKAQPAASRNEFCEIYGDDAIKIRIKAPAVEGAANKELVKFLAKSFKVSKGDIVFKSGQNSKIKIVEFPRTEQFEAWLETI
- a CDS encoding zinc ribbon domain-containing protein, with amino-acid sequence MNKHLQELIELSKIDKAIDSYNPQLEAADKKVAKVQKKLDAAQSEVDALTSAIEDNEEKIKAFNEQLTFLNEQLASNVKKSKEISTEKEMKALSLEEDIAKEKMTFANEEIERLQAINETKKELLAEAEAKVKLLTAELSEINSEVSLEKAEIEKSKSDLFIQREELSRNIEQKVLSFYEKIRIWAGNTAVVPVKKQACYGCFMKLNDKSYAEVIRGDEIVNCPHCGRILYIEKVTEEA